The Clostridioides sp. ES-S-0010-02 genome window below encodes:
- a CDS encoding threonine/serine exporter family protein → MNQNEELEYKKNILKLALFVGELMIKNGAETSRVEDSVLRICRSRGFYHVNIFTTPTVIIISDEKFDGFSFMKTIQSRGINLNKISLLNSFSREFVNDKEYDIDTAIARLYEIQEVKPYPLWLFYSCTGIASACFACLLGGNYILNFILTFIIAIFAAITYDKTMKISAISAFSCLVSSFLIALSGVLLVEIGILNDPKMLIVGAIMPLLPGVAFIKAIRDLISGNLISGISRAFDAAMIIIAIASGVGFVLDTWYRIGGPF, encoded by the coding sequence ATGAATCAAAATGAGGAACTTGAATATAAAAAAAATATTCTAAAATTAGCTCTATTTGTAGGGGAACTTATGATAAAAAATGGAGCTGAAACATCTAGGGTTGAAGACAGTGTCCTTAGAATATGCAGGTCAAGAGGATTTTATCATGTAAATATTTTTACAACTCCTACAGTAATAATTATTTCAGATGAAAAATTTGACGGTTTTTCGTTTATGAAAACGATTCAATCAAGAGGTATAAACTTAAATAAGATTTCCTTATTAAACAGTTTTTCTCGAGAATTTGTAAATGATAAAGAATATGATATTGATACTGCTATTGCACGTCTTTATGAAATTCAAGAGGTAAAACCTTATCCTTTATGGTTGTTTTACTCTTGTACAGGAATTGCATCTGCTTGCTTTGCTTGCTTGCTTGGAGGGAATTATATATTAAATTTTATTCTTACATTTATAATAGCAATATTTGCTGCAATTACTTATGATAAAACCATGAAGATAAGTGCAATATCTGCATTTTCATGTTTAGTATCTTCTTTTTTAATAGCACTTTCAGGAGTTTTACTAGTTGAAATAGGTATTTTGAATGACCCTAAAATGCTTATAGTTGGAGCAATAATGCCACTACTCCCAGGAGTTGCTTTTATAAAAGCCATCAGAGATTTAATATCAGGTAATTTAATATCAGGAATTTCTCGTGCTTTCGATGCTGCTATGATTATTATTGCAATTGCTTCTGGAGTCGGTTTTGTCCTTGATACATGGTATAGAATTGGAGGTCCTTTCTAA
- a CDS encoding serine hydroxymethyltransferase — MFENLKKADPEIYESMKRELKRQQRNIELIASENIVSVPVMETMGSHLTNKYAEGYSGKRYYGGCEYIDEVETLAIDRIKKIFGAEHANVQPHSGANANIGVYFAMLKPGDVVMGMNLSQGGHLTHGAPVNISGQYYKFYEYGIDRDSGLIDFDDVRKIAHEVKPKMIVAGASAYPREIDFKKFREIADEVGALLMVDMAHIAGLVAAGLHQNPCEVADFVTTTTHKTLRGPRGGVILCKEKYAKAIDKAIFPGIQGGPLEHIIASKAVCFKEALSDEFKTYQQQVAKNAKALAEELIKRDFKLISGGTDNHLILLDLTNKNITGKAAEKRLDDAYITANKNTIPFDPNGALVTSGVRLGTPAVTTRGMKEEDMAVIAEAIDLCLTYDEESKARTLVVGLTEKYPLYEEYNIMD, encoded by the coding sequence ATGTTTGAGAACTTGAAAAAAGCGGACCCTGAGATTTATGAAAGTATGAAAAGAGAGTTAAAAAGACAACAAAGGAATATTGAGTTGATAGCATCTGAAAATATAGTATCAGTTCCAGTAATGGAAACTATGGGAAGTCATCTTACTAATAAATATGCAGAAGGTTACTCAGGCAAAAGATATTATGGTGGATGTGAGTACATAGATGAAGTTGAAACTCTTGCAATAGATAGAATTAAAAAGATATTTGGGGCAGAACATGCTAATGTTCAACCTCATTCTGGAGCAAATGCAAATATCGGTGTATATTTTGCTATGCTAAAACCAGGTGATGTTGTTATGGGAATGAATTTATCTCAAGGTGGGCATTTAACTCATGGTGCTCCAGTTAATATTTCTGGTCAATATTATAAATTTTATGAATATGGAATAGATAGAGATAGTGGACTTATAGATTTTGATGATGTTAGAAAAATAGCACATGAAGTAAAACCTAAAATGATAGTTGCAGGAGCAAGTGCATATCCTAGAGAGATAGATTTTAAAAAATTTAGAGAAATAGCTGATGAGGTTGGAGCATTACTTATGGTAGATATGGCTCATATAGCAGGTCTTGTAGCTGCTGGTCTTCATCAAAATCCATGTGAGGTAGCTGATTTTGTTACAACAACAACTCATAAAACTTTAAGAGGACCTCGTGGAGGAGTTATCCTTTGTAAAGAAAAATATGCTAAAGCTATAGACAAAGCAATATTCCCTGGAATTCAAGGCGGACCTCTTGAGCATATAATTGCATCTAAAGCAGTATGTTTTAAAGAAGCTTTAAGTGATGAATTTAAAACATACCAACAACAGGTTGCTAAAAATGCAAAAGCTTTAGCTGAAGAACTTATTAAGAGAGATTTTAAATTGATTTCTGGAGGAACAGATAATCACTTAATATTATTAGATTTAACTAATAAAAATATAACTGGTAAAGCAGCAGAAAAAAGATTAGATGATGCTTACATAACTGCTAATAAAAATACAATACCATTTGATCCAAATGGCGCACTTGTTACAAGTGGAGTAAGACTTGGTACTCCAGCTGTAACTACTAGAGGCATGAAAGAGGAAGATATGGCAGTAATTGCTGAGGCTATAGACCTATGTTTAACTTATGATGAAGAATCTAAGGCAAGAACATTGGTTGTTGGTTTAACTGAAAAATATCCTCTATATGAAGAATATAATATTATGGATTAA